The following nucleotide sequence is from Metamycoplasma phocicerebrale.
ACAAAGTAAAAATCAACGACCGTGTACCTGAAGGTAGAAATGCAAAAATTAGGGTTGGTGATACAGTTTGGGTTGATGACGAGTTGTTTATAATTAAAGCCGCACAACAAAAATAATAAAAAATTAAAAAAAAATTAATTTAATATAAAATATTAACATACTATTTACAAATAATTAAGGAGAAAATATGCCAGGAAGAGATCAATTAACAGGTCAAAAATCTTTAAGCGGAAACAAAAGATCGCACGCTTTAAATACTTCAAAAAGAACATTTGACCTTAACTTGCAAAAAGTAACTGTTTTAACTGAAAACGGATCTAAAAAAACTGTTAGAGTAACTGCAAAAAATGCTAGAACTTTAAAAAAATACGGTTTAGTAGCTTAATAATTCGAATGATATAATATAAAGTGGTTATAATTTCCACTTTTTATTTTTTATTTCTATAGTGATAA
It contains:
- the rpmB gene encoding 50S ribosomal protein L28 gives rise to the protein MPGRDQLTGQKSLSGNKRSHALNTSKRTFDLNLQKVTVLTENGSKKTVRVTAKNARTLKKYGLVA
- a CDS encoding RNA-binding S4 domain-containing protein; the encoded protein is MKVEITGEEIKLGQFLKKVGICRTGGMVKFFLNVHKVKINDRVPEGRNAKIRVGDTVWVDDELFIIKAAQQK